One Candidatus Anaeroferrophillus wilburensis DNA window includes the following coding sequences:
- a CDS encoding DUF2950 domain-containing protein: MIRQGLCESRKRWFFPYPTVILLVGIVLTCLIGATPAVATEQKVFISPPEAVQALVNAVSDNNNVELLAILGPEAEDLIYSGDPVADQKRKARFLSVFNEQHHFEHEGDTKAILIIGSQNYPFPIPITQQGNVWIFDTAAGREEILNRRIGRNELCTIKVLQAYIDAQREYAAVDRNSDGYPEFAQQFASSKGRKDGLYWETGKGEQESPFGPLIARATLQGYAGSFKQHQRSEPFHGYYYKILKAQGPHANGGAFDYIVKGNMILGFALVAYPAKYGSSGIMTFMVNHEGDIYEKDLGINSAAVAGAMTLFDPDETWQRCQEVAER, encoded by the coding sequence ATGATACGACAAGGTCTATGCGAATCAAGGAAACGATGGTTTTTTCCTTATCCGACGGTAATTCTTCTGGTGGGGATCGTACTCACCTGCCTCATTGGGGCAACTCCCGCGGTAGCCACGGAGCAAAAAGTCTTCATCTCTCCACCGGAAGCAGTGCAGGCCCTTGTTAATGCGGTGAGTGATAATAATAATGTTGAGCTGCTTGCTATTCTAGGTCCTGAAGCCGAGGATTTGATATATTCCGGCGACCCGGTTGCCGACCAGAAGCGCAAAGCGCGTTTTCTCAGCGTATTCAACGAGCAACATCACTTTGAACATGAAGGAGACACCAAGGCCATCCTCATTATAGGCAGCCAGAACTACCCGTTTCCCATCCCCATCACACAGCAGGGAAACGTCTGGATTTTCGACACTGCGGCCGGCAGGGAGGAGATTCTCAACCGCCGGATTGGCAGAAACGAGCTGTGCACCATCAAAGTACTCCAGGCCTATATTGACGCTCAGCGCGAATACGCCGCCGTGGATCGCAATTCCGACGGCTATCCCGAGTTCGCCCAACAGTTTGCCAGCAGCAAGGGCCGCAAAGACGGCCTCTACTGGGAAACCGGCAAGGGAGAACAGGAAAGTCCTTTCGGCCCCTTGATTGCCCGGGCCACCCTTCAGGGCTATGCGGGCAGCTTCAAACAACATCAGCGTTCAGAACCATTCCACGGCTATTATTACAAGATCCTCAAAGCCCAGGGCCCCCATGCCAACGGCGGCGCCTTTGATTATATCGTCAAAGGGAACATGATCCTCGGCTTTGCCCTAGTGGCCTACCCTGCCAAATACGGCTCATCGGGGATTATGACCTTTATGGTCAACCATGAGGGCGATATCTATGAAAAAGACCTCGGCATAAACTCTGCTGCTGTCGCCGGCGCAATGACTCTCTTTGACCCCGATGAAACCTGGCAGCGGTGTCAGGAAGTTGCCGAACGATAG
- a CDS encoding DUF3300 domain-containing protein — MKAAKLFLSIIILLLTILLMLPTSGQALDEQDAGTAELYTKEQLAQMLAPIALYPDALLSQVLMASTYPLEIIEADRWIGKNQKLTGDDLDAKLQDKDWDPSVKALCHFPSLLALMSEKITETTNLGNAFLAQEDQVIDTIQQLRTEAHKQGNLTSDEKQKVIVKKEVIVIEPADPGIVYVPYYNSLRIYGSWWYPYYPPYYWGPGGRLIIGAGISFWPGPFISFSLISWSTIDWYRRVIFIDIHQRPRFFRHDEWRAKPGIWYHAPVHRRGVAYRDKPTARKYGRPTLHQQVFRRDIRGFPEPAASARRNPPDIRKSTPVISRKEVSKDKDSRNLQEEKVREKEKLDLGRVKEKQSPASQEKRIMEKLSRSRQEEKLMKEQNLDLRKRRPAIRDTSPPKVRQGDRDDERPFSIMGDGRDERRSSQRGSVSRKSQRSVTPGDGRTGGRNMGQRKR, encoded by the coding sequence ATGAAAGCTGCAAAACTTTTTTTGAGCATAATTATTCTGTTACTCACTATACTGTTGATGCTGCCAACCTCTGGACAGGCACTGGATGAGCAGGACGCTGGAACCGCTGAACTATATACCAAAGAACAGCTTGCCCAGATGCTGGCGCCCATCGCCCTCTACCCCGACGCCCTGCTGTCCCAAGTTCTGATGGCCTCAACCTATCCCCTTGAAATCATTGAAGCAGACCGCTGGATCGGCAAAAACCAAAAACTGACCGGCGACGACCTTGATGCAAAACTGCAGGATAAGGATTGGGACCCAAGCGTCAAAGCTCTCTGCCATTTCCCGTCACTCCTGGCGCTGATGAGCGAAAAGATTACCGAAACCACCAACCTGGGGAATGCCTTCCTGGCCCAGGAAGACCAAGTCATTGACACCATTCAGCAACTCAGGACAGAAGCTCACAAACAGGGGAACCTTACCTCCGATGAGAAACAGAAGGTGATAGTAAAAAAGGAAGTCATTGTCATCGAACCGGCAGACCCGGGAATTGTCTATGTCCCCTACTATAATTCCCTCCGCATCTACGGCAGCTGGTGGTACCCTTACTATCCGCCTTATTACTGGGGTCCGGGGGGGAGGCTGATCATCGGTGCCGGAATTTCCTTCTGGCCTGGACCCTTTATCAGTTTTTCCCTCATTTCATGGAGTACCATTGACTGGTATCGGCGGGTTATCTTCATCGACATCCACCAACGACCGCGATTTTTCAGGCATGATGAATGGCGAGCCAAACCGGGAATCTGGTATCATGCCCCTGTACACCGGCGGGGGGTAGCCTATCGCGACAAGCCAACCGCCCGCAAATATGGCAGACCAACCCTTCACCAGCAGGTTTTCAGACGGGATATCCGAGGCTTCCCCGAACCGGCGGCTAGTGCAAGACGCAATCCTCCTGACATCCGAAAAAGCACCCCCGTTATCAGTCGGAAAGAAGTGAGCAAAGACAAGGATAGCCGTAACCTGCAGGAAGAAAAGGTCAGGGAAAAAGAAAAACTTGACCTTGGACGAGTTAAAGAAAAACAAAGCCCTGCTAGCCAGGAAAAAAGAATCATGGAGAAGTTAAGCCGCAGCAGGCAGGAAGAGAAGCTCATGAAGGAGCAAAATCTTGACCTACGGAAAAGGAGACCTGCCATCCGTGACACTTCTCCCCCGAAAGTCAGACAAGGTGACCGGGATGATGAACGCCCCTTCAGCATCATGGGTGACGGCCGTGATGAACGCCGGTCAAGCCAGCGGGGCAGCGTGAGCCGTAAAAGCCAGCGGAGTGTGACCCCCGGCGACGGCCGGACCGGTGGTCGCAACATGGGGCAGCGGAAACGATAA
- a CDS encoding DUF4126 domain-containing protein: MDLVNSLGILLGSSWGSGVNLYLTTAALGIAHRLEWISLPGNLETLSQPPVIFLAIMLYLVEFIADKIPYIDSLWDSVHTLIRPIGGAVLGYLAMGDYGPLAQIPAALTTGSIALDSHLTKATTRAAINTSPEPFTNAIASVAEDVSVGGILFLMVTYPAITILLVALFLLFSFWFLKKMVRFIKAVFHPSRKRPPVDLQLSSS; encoded by the coding sequence ATGGACTTGGTGAATTCGCTTGGCATTCTCCTTGGCAGTTCCTGGGGTTCCGGGGTTAATCTCTACCTGACTACCGCTGCCCTCGGCATCGCCCACCGGCTGGAGTGGATAAGCCTGCCAGGCAACCTGGAAACGCTGTCTCAGCCGCCGGTCATTTTTCTCGCCATCATGCTCTATCTGGTTGAATTTATCGCCGATAAAATCCCCTACATTGACTCTCTCTGGGACAGTGTCCATACTCTGATCCGACCCATTGGCGGCGCTGTCCTGGGCTATCTGGCCATGGGCGACTATGGCCCCCTGGCCCAGATACCGGCCGCCCTGACCACCGGTTCCATCGCCCTTGATTCACACCTGACCAAGGCCACAACCAGGGCTGCCATCAATACTTCACCAGAGCCTTTCACCAACGCCATTGCCAGTGTAGCAGAAGATGTCTCAGTGGGTGGCATTCTCTTTCTGATGGTCACCTACCCGGCTATCACCATTCTGCTGGTTGCCCTTTTCCTGCTTTTTTCCTTTTGGTTTCTGAAAAAGATGGTTCGCTTTATCAAAGCCGTGTTCCACCCCAGCAGAAAGAGGCCACCGGTTGATCTCCAGCTATCATCGAGTTGA
- a CDS encoding two pore domain potassium channel family protein: MKEVQRRLQLALMLFLLVTAIGTVGFMVLEELSFIDAFYFNIVTMSTVGFGDIHPTSEVGRLFAVFLIIMGGAAFLGVIANATEMIILRKEAEMRMRKVNMVLGVFFAEVGNTLLEIFTPHDQELDKIKEHLLISAGWSAKNFAAARTILDHHRIDIDMDRLELADLRIFLHSKRDFLVGLMENPVLVEHEEFSELLLAVFHLLDEMDSRESLIGLPATDLKHLNIDINRAYGKLTVQWLAYLGHLRQQYPYLFSLAVRKNPFDPKANPIVDH; this comes from the coding sequence ATGAAAGAGGTACAACGCCGGCTGCAACTGGCCCTGATGCTGTTTTTACTGGTGACGGCCATTGGTACGGTTGGCTTTATGGTCCTCGAAGAGCTCTCTTTCATTGACGCTTTCTACTTCAACATCGTTACCATGTCGACGGTGGGCTTTGGTGATATTCATCCGACGTCGGAAGTCGGCCGCCTCTTTGCCGTTTTTCTGATTATCATGGGCGGCGCTGCCTTTCTCGGGGTCATTGCCAACGCTACCGAAATGATCATTTTGCGAAAAGAAGCAGAAATGAGGATGCGGAAAGTAAACATGGTTCTCGGCGTCTTTTTCGCCGAAGTGGGCAATACGCTCCTCGAAATTTTCACCCCCCATGACCAAGAACTCGACAAGATCAAAGAACATCTTCTGATCAGCGCCGGCTGGTCAGCAAAAAACTTTGCTGCCGCTCGCACCATACTTGATCATCACCGGATAGACATTGATATGGACAGGCTGGAACTGGCTGATTTACGGATATTTTTGCACAGTAAGCGGGATTTCCTCGTGGGCCTGATGGAAAATCCCGTCTTGGTTGAACATGAGGAGTTCAGTGAGCTTCTGCTGGCCGTTTTCCATTTGCTGGATGAAATGGACAGCCGGGAATCCCTCATCGGCCTGCCGGCAACCGACCTGAAACATCTTAACATCGATATCAACCGCGCCTACGGCAAGCTTACGGTGCAGTGGCTTGCCTACCTGGGACATCTCCGACAACAATACCCCTATCTGTTTTCATTGGCAGTTCGTAAAAATCCTTTTGACCCCAAGGCAAACCCCATCGTTGATCATTGA